Proteins encoded within one genomic window of Citrobacter amalonaticus Y19:
- a CDS encoding NAD-dependent epimerase/dehydratase family protein gives MNTTVAVTGGTGFIGKHIIESLLSHGFTVRALTRTIRRNAGENLVWIRGSLEESETLAQLVAGADHVVHCAGQVRGHTESIFTRCNVDGSERLMQAAKESGRCQRFLLISSLAARHPELSWYANSKYVAEQRLTAMSAGIALGIFRPTAVYGPGDKELNPLFRTMLRGFLPRFGAADTRLSFLHVSDLAQAVSQWLMAERTPVYPYELCDGVAGGYSWQRLQEIAAAVRKRPVRTVSIPLPLLTLVADTSTLISRFAGKEPMLTRSKVCELTHSDWSANNKCLCEKINWFPRVSLESALRQGLF, from the coding sequence ATGAATACCACCGTTGCGGTGACCGGCGGGACCGGTTTTATCGGCAAACATATCATTGAGAGTCTGCTTTCCCACGGTTTTACCGTTCGGGCGTTAACCCGAACCATTCGTCGCAATGCGGGCGAAAATCTTGTCTGGATCCGGGGTTCACTGGAAGAAAGCGAGACGCTGGCACAGCTGGTCGCCGGGGCGGATCACGTCGTCCACTGTGCGGGGCAGGTTCGAGGACACACAGAATCAATCTTCACCCGGTGTAATGTTGACGGTAGCGAGCGACTGATGCAGGCCGCAAAAGAGAGCGGCAGGTGTCAGCGCTTTTTGCTTATCTCGTCGCTTGCGGCGCGTCACCCTGAACTCTCCTGGTATGCTAATTCCAAGTATGTCGCTGAACAGCGGCTCACGGCGATGTCCGCCGGGATTGCGCTGGGGATTTTTCGCCCTACGGCGGTGTACGGTCCCGGTGACAAAGAGTTAAACCCGTTGTTTCGCACGATGCTGCGTGGTTTCCTTCCGCGATTTGGCGCCGCCGATACGCGATTGTCATTTTTGCATGTGAGTGATTTGGCTCAGGCTGTCAGTCAATGGCTCATGGCCGAGCGGACGCCGGTTTATCCTTATGAGTTATGCGATGGCGTTGCCGGTGGCTACAGCTGGCAACGTCTTCAGGAAATTGCGGCCGCAGTGCGTAAGAGACCGGTCAGGACCGTGAGCATTCCGCTGCCGTTACTGACATTGGTTGCCGATACGAGCACGTTAATCAGTCGGTTTGCTGGGAAAGAACCGATGTTGACCCGCAGTAAAGTTTGCGAATTAACCCACTCGGACTGGTCAGCAAATAATAAATGTCTCTGCGAAAAAATAAATTGGTTTCCCCGGGTGAGTTTGGAATCTGCGTTACGCCAGGGGCTATTTTGA
- a CDS encoding fatty acyl-AMP ligase, with translation MSNRISTHSLPMRYADFSTLAEALDYAALGNAGMNFYDRRNQPEAVLEYRQLKRRAEAGARRLLSLNLNKGDRVALIAETSVGFVEAFFACQYAGLVAVPLAIPMGVGQRDSYAAKLQGLLASCQPAAIISSDQWLSLINVVNDHGAAIHILSNAQFNALPEKDIELPLPSPDDIAYLQYTSGSTRFPRGVIITHREVMSNLRVISHDGIKLRDSDRCVSWLPFYHDMGLVGFLLTPVATQLSVDYLRTQDFAMRPLQWLKLISQNRCTVSVAPPFGYDLCLRRINDNELAGLDLSCWRVAGVGAEPISAGQLNQFGECFQRAGFDSKAFMPCYGLAENALAVSFSDEASGTQVNDVDRDILECQGKAVAPTKNTRAISTFVNCGKALPGHRIEIRNETGSPIPEREVGHICISGPSLMNGYFQDPVSQTEIQSTGWMDTGDLGYLLDGYLYVTGRIKDLIIIRGRNIWPQDIEYIAEQEPEIHSGDAIAFVTSQERIILQIQCRVSCEERRAQIVHSLTARVQSEFGVSVSIELLPPHSIPRTSSGKPARAEAKKRYLNLFGETLNSPIPVSGYAQ, from the coding sequence ATGTCCAATAGAATATCAACTCATTCTCTTCCTATGCGTTATGCTGATTTTTCAACCCTGGCGGAAGCTCTGGACTATGCCGCTCTGGGAAATGCAGGAATGAATTTTTATGATCGACGCAATCAGCCTGAAGCTGTACTGGAGTACCGTCAGCTAAAACGGCGGGCAGAAGCCGGGGCTCGGCGGTTGCTTTCGCTGAATCTCAATAAGGGCGATCGTGTCGCGCTGATTGCGGAAACCAGCGTGGGTTTTGTCGAAGCCTTTTTTGCCTGCCAGTATGCGGGCTTAGTGGCGGTACCGCTGGCCATTCCGATGGGCGTCGGGCAACGCGATTCTTATGCTGCGAAATTACAGGGCCTGTTAGCCAGTTGTCAGCCTGCGGCCATTATCAGCAGCGACCAATGGCTGTCACTGATAAATGTTGTCAACGATCATGGGGCGGCAATCCATATTCTCAGCAATGCGCAATTTAACGCGTTGCCGGAAAAGGATATCGAACTGCCACTGCCGTCGCCGGACGATATTGCCTACCTCCAGTACACCTCTGGCAGCACGCGCTTTCCTCGCGGTGTCATCATTACCCACCGTGAAGTGATGTCGAATTTGCGTGTGATTAGTCATGATGGGATCAAATTGCGCGACAGCGACCGCTGCGTGTCCTGGCTGCCCTTTTATCATGACATGGGGCTGGTGGGCTTTCTGCTGACGCCTGTGGCGACTCAACTCTCCGTGGACTATCTGCGCACGCAGGATTTCGCCATGCGTCCGCTGCAGTGGTTGAAGTTAATCAGTCAGAACCGCTGTACCGTCTCCGTGGCGCCACCTTTCGGCTACGATTTATGCTTGCGTCGCATCAATGACAACGAACTGGCCGGGTTGGATCTCTCCTGCTGGCGTGTTGCCGGGGTGGGGGCTGAACCCATATCTGCCGGGCAACTTAATCAGTTTGGTGAATGTTTCCAGCGCGCAGGATTTGACAGCAAGGCCTTCATGCCGTGCTACGGACTGGCTGAAAATGCGCTGGCGGTGAGTTTTTCCGACGAAGCGTCGGGTACCCAGGTGAATGACGTTGACCGCGACATCCTCGAGTGCCAGGGCAAAGCGGTTGCGCCAACGAAAAACACCCGGGCGATTTCCACCTTTGTGAATTGCGGCAAAGCACTTCCGGGTCACCGTATTGAAATTCGTAACGAAACCGGGAGCCCGATTCCTGAACGAGAAGTAGGCCATATCTGTATATCCGGTCCGAGTCTGATGAACGGCTATTTTCAGGATCCGGTTTCGCAAACGGAAATCCAGTCAACGGGTTGGATGGATACCGGGGATCTGGGCTATCTACTGGATGGCTACCTGTATGTGACGGGACGTATAAAAGATCTGATCATCATTCGTGGTCGGAATATCTGGCCTCAGGATATTGAGTATATTGCCGAACAGGAACCGGAAATTCACTCTGGCGATGCGATAGCGTTTGTGACGTCCCAGGAGCGGATTATTTTACAAATCCAGTGCCGGGTCAGTTGTGAAGAACGTCGCGCGCAGATAGTCCACAGCCTGACGGCAAGGGTACAAAGCGAGTTTGGCGTTTCTGTCAGTATTGAGCTGTTGCCGCCGCACAGCATTCCGCGAACATCATCCGGGAAACCGGCGCGGGCAGAAGCGAAAAAACGCTATCTGAACCTCTTCGGCGAGACGCTAAATTCACCGATCCCCGTGTCGGGCTATGCGCAATGA
- a CDS encoding acyl carrier protein gives MLNHEEVMDYTLHCLQGMVESGVDIHPDSDLVNDLGLESIKVMDLLMLLEDKFDISIPINILLDVRTPAQLMEALIPYLESINESL, from the coding sequence ATGTTAAATCATGAAGAAGTAATGGATTACACCCTTCACTGTCTACAGGGTATGGTTGAAAGCGGTGTGGATATCCATCCTGACAGCGATCTGGTCAATGATCTTGGGCTGGAATCAATTAAAGTCATGGATTTATTAATGTTGCTGGAAGATAAATTCGATATTTCTATCCCCATTAATATTTTGCTGGATGTCAGAACACCTGCGCAATTAATGGAAGCGTTAATCCCTTATCTGGAGAGTATTAATGAGTCTTTATGA